In Macrobrachium rosenbergii isolate ZJJX-2024 chromosome 48, ASM4041242v1, whole genome shotgun sequence, one DNA window encodes the following:
- the LOC136831237 gene encoding zinc finger protein 664-like encodes MSASGKMSRTTGASTSKQNGGATLYQCDVCGKDFPFKVVLDMHKKDHTFKNVFKCNICSVSYPKKSQLDMHYRKHTGERPFKCDGCDSSFMNSSNLQRHKRKNVCKRRYDSDEWEAAYTLSDNLSGEKRARCAPDDDNQDKTYPCSECGETFPKINTLMVHKRKHSCGRPFGCEDCGAMFAVRASLDYHKLKHSGGESSYWQNVCDICGDAFTSKDGLVQHQRKHTGARPFNYDRYFAAFSNSDNNLSVEGTQQLPNQDVPNQGVANSQDHQQLSTHMQQGHHSDQQQQIHDYQQYQHLHPQQEQQQQPQQEVNQNEESQGTLQLHELQPSPQLHQLTSQTGGHLQLGGFNSSVASDSVVPGPLGPQAQPVQQPVGRMENAADDIHIKEEPL; translated from the coding sequence ATGTCTGCCTCTGGCAAAATGTCACGTACAACGGGAGCCTCCACTAGCAAGCAGAATGGTGGAGCAACGCTGTACCAGTGTGATGTTTGTGGGAAAGACTTCCCCTTTAAGGTAGTGTTGGACATGCATAAAAAGGATCATACcttcaaaaatgtatttaaatgcaatATATGTAGTGTTTCTTATCCTAAGAAGAGCCAGTTGGACATGCACTATCGGAAACACACAGGGGAAAGACCTTTTAAATGTGATGGATGTGATTCATCATTCATGAACAGCAGCAATTTGCAGCGCCATAAGAGAAAAAATGTGTGTAAACGTAGGTACGATAGTGATGAATGGGAAGCTGCTTACACCTTAAGTGATAATTTAAGTGGTGAAAAACGAGCACGTTGTGCTCCTGACGATGACAACCAAGACAAGACGTATCCTTGTTCAGAATGTGGAGAGACTTTTCCTAAAATTAACACACTAATGGTCCATAAAAGGAAACATTCTTGTGGACGTCCTTTTGGCTGTGAAGATTGTGGAGCCATGTTTGCTGTGAGAGCTAGCCTTGACTACCATAAATTGAAACACTCGGGAGGTGAATCATCTTATTGGCAAAATGTTTGTGATATTTGTGGAGACGCCTTTACCTCAAAGGATGGTCTTGTACAGCATCAGAGGAAGCACACAGGAGCACGTCCCTTCAACTATGACAGATACTTTGCTGCTTTCTCAAATTCAGACAATAACCTGTCAGTTGAAGGCACTCAGCAATTGCCCAACCAAGATGTACCAAATCAAGGTGTAGCAAACTCTCAGGACCATCAGCAGCTTTCAACTCACATGCAGCAGGGACACCATTCCGATCAACAGCAACAAATCCATGACTATCAACAATATCAGCACTTACACCCTCAGCAGGAACAGCAACAGCAGCCACAACAAGAGGTCAATCAGAATGAGGAGTCTCAGGGCACATTGCAGTTACATGAGCTTCAACCATCCCCTCAGTTACATCAGCTAACGAGTCAGACGGGAGGCCACTTACAGCTAGGTGGTTTTAACTCTTCCGTTGCATCAGATTCAGTGGTTCCTGGTCCTCTAGGTCCCCAGGCTCAACCTGTGCAGCAGCCAGTTGGGAGAATGGAGAATGCCGCTGATGATATTCACATCAAAGAGGAGCCGTTATGA